A single Brachionichthys hirsutus isolate HB-005 chromosome 17, CSIRO-AGI_Bhir_v1, whole genome shotgun sequence DNA region contains:
- the tmod1 gene encoding tropomodulin-1, with product MSVLRNQMEKYRDIDEDELLKKLSEEELQRLEDELEELDPDNALLPAGMRQKDQTKKAPTGTFQRDNLLAHLEKQAKEDPDKEDLVPFTGEKRGKAFVPKKMVDPIMESVTLEPELEEALASASDAELCDIAAILGMHTLMSNQQYYEALASSTIVNKQGLNSVIQCTQYKPVPDEEPNATDVEETLLRVKRNDPDLVEVNLNNIRNIPVKTLRAYAEALVQNTVVERFSIVGTRSNDPVAFAIAEMLKANTTLKSLNVESNFITGTGILALIESLQFNATLQELKIDNQSQPLGNKVEMEIASMLEKNSTLLKFGYHFTQQGPRLRGSNAMMNNNDLVRKRRLEGGPLIPKCRTDV from the exons ATGTCGGTGTTGAGGAATCagatggagaagtacagggacaTAGATGAAGACGAGCTGCTGAAGAAACTGTCGGAAGAAGAGCTGCAGCGATTAGAGGATGAATTAGAGGAGCTGGATCCTGAC AATGCATTGTTGCCTGCTGGGATGCGGCAGAAGGACCAGACAAAGAAAGCCCCAACGGGAACGTTTCAGAGAGACAACCTGCTGGCCCATCTGGAGAAACAGGCCAAAGAGGATCCTGACAAAGAAGACCTGGTGCCCTTCACCGGGGAAAAGAGGG GGAAAGCCTTTGTGCCTAAGAAGATGGTGGACCCCATCATGGAGAGTGTGACTCTGGAGCCGGAGCTCGAAGAAGCCTTGGCAAGTGCCTCTGATGCCGAACTCTGTGATATCGCAG CCATCCTGGGGATGCACACCCTGATGAGTAACCAGCAGTACTATGAAGCTCTGGCCAGCAGCACCATAGTCAACAAGCAAGGCCTCAACA GTGTGATCCAGTGCacccagtataaaccagtgccTGACGAAGAGCCCAACGCCACTGATGTCGAAGAGACCCTGCTGAGAGTAAAGAGGAACGACCCAGACCTGGTTGAGGTCAACCTCAACAACATCAGA AACATCCCCGTGAAGACGCTGAGGGCTTACGCCGAGGCCCTCGTGCAGAACACGGTGGTGGAGAGGTTCAGCATCGTGGGAACCAGGAGCAATGACCCCGTAGCGTTC GCCATCGCGGAGATGTTGAAGGCGAACACGACGCTGAAGAGCCTGAACGTTGAGTCCAACTTCATCACAGGGACGGGAATCCTCGCCCTCATAGAGTCCCTGCAGTTCAACGCCACGCTGCAGGAGCTCAAGATAGACAATCAG AGCCAGCCACTAGGAAACAAGGTAGAGATGGAGATAGCCAGCATGCTGGAGAAAAACTCCACGCTGCTGAAGTTTGGATATCACTTCACCCAGCAGGGGCCGCGCCTCCGAGGCTCCAACGCCATGATGAACAACAATGATCTGG TAAGAAAGAGAAGGCTTGAGGGAGGACCCCTCATACCAAAGTGTCGGACGGATGTGTAG